The following are encoded in a window of Telmatobacter sp. DSM 110680 genomic DNA:
- a CDS encoding gluconolaconase, giving the protein MPRTRIQSAREEMTPEPRIDEIVPSAALPKGEVELVGANLGPNPYGPPVVVVGMNSAQVLMSRPQRVAFRIPENATSGLVEVRTPAGVSNATPIHIARELSSGLHPVTNPAVSRSGMIYATISGQRGKQTPVSVVRVSPDGRGTPFASGILNATGLAFSPEGDLFVTSRAEGNVYRIDGAGESTLYAEGMGVATGAAFDGKGNLFVGDRSGTIFKIDSQRKIFVYATLEPSVSAYHLAVDTEGTLFVTGPTLSSNDAIFAINTHGEARAWYRGLGRPQGLAIAKNGDIYVTASLHGRRGLVRVTSDGHASIVVAGINLVGVAFSPLGTTVVADNDAVYDLDLGVEGMNAF; this is encoded by the coding sequence ATGCCGCGAACCCGCATCCAATCTGCACGAGAAGAGATGACGCCCGAACCGCGCATTGACGAAATTGTGCCTTCCGCAGCGCTGCCAAAGGGCGAGGTGGAGTTGGTCGGCGCGAACCTTGGTCCCAATCCTTATGGCCCGCCGGTAGTTGTCGTGGGTATGAATTCAGCACAGGTCCTCATGAGCCGGCCCCAGCGCGTCGCCTTCCGCATTCCCGAAAATGCCACTTCAGGGCTTGTCGAGGTCCGCACGCCAGCTGGAGTCAGCAACGCCACTCCCATCCACATCGCCAGGGAGCTATCCAGCGGTCTGCACCCGGTCACAAACCCCGCCGTAAGCCGCTCGGGGATGATCTACGCCACCATCTCCGGTCAGCGCGGAAAACAAACTCCCGTTTCCGTAGTGCGCGTAAGCCCCGATGGACGCGGCACGCCCTTCGCCTCAGGAATCCTCAACGCAACCGGCCTGGCTTTCAGTCCTGAAGGCGATTTGTTCGTGACCTCCCGTGCCGAAGGCAACGTCTACCGCATCGACGGCGCCGGCGAGTCCACTCTTTACGCTGAAGGTATGGGCGTAGCCACAGGCGCCGCATTCGACGGTAAAGGCAATCTCTTCGTTGGCGATCGCAGTGGAACGATCTTCAAAATAGACTCTCAACGCAAAATCTTCGTCTACGCCACTCTCGAACCGAGCGTCTCGGCCTATCACCTCGCGGTCGATACCGAGGGAACGCTCTTCGTAACCGGACCTACGCTCTCATCCAACGACGCCATCTTCGCCATCAATACTCATGGAGAGGCGCGCGCCTGGTATCGCGGCCTCGGTCGTCCTCAGGGCCTCGCAATCGCCAAAAATGGCGACATCTACGTAACCGCAAGCCTTCACGGACGCCGCGGTCTCGTCCGCGTCACGTCCGATGGTCACGCCAGCATCGTTGTGGCCGGAATCAACCTCGTTGGCGTTGCGTTCTCACCACTCGGCACTACTGTGGTCGCCGACAATGATGCAGTTTATGATTTGGACTTGGGAGTGGAAGGAATGAATGCCTTTTAG